The following is a genomic window from Tachysurus fulvidraco isolate hzauxx_2018 chromosome 24, HZAU_PFXX_2.0, whole genome shotgun sequence.
TGTTGGATTCTCTGGGTGCAGTGGCGTCCTGGCTGTTACCTTTCTCACACTCTCCAGCACTTTTGGGGGCATCAGTTCAGCTGGAGTCTTCCTAAACCAGATTGATATTGCTCCTCAGTATGGACATTATAATCTTCTGATATCATAGGCTTGATGGTTCATATGTGTAGAAATATTCTACAGTACTGTGGAATGAAAGAAGAGGCCagccttttattttctctcaaatgaccataattattattctttactTGGTTTCAAACAGTAATGATGGGAAAATCTTCACTTTTTTAACTCCATTTTCATTCAAACTGTCACATATTTATTCAGGTCATTATTGAAGTTTagcacaacaaaaataaatattttaaagattttgtacatttttaatgctGAACACcttgtgtgtgattttctgttTCATAAATGTTCCTCATCATTAAAGTTTCTTATTGTTTACACAAAGGTCTTtagtaaattttaaatttaattttgcGTAAATCTTCctgtatatttttcttattcCCTTGTTCTCAGGTATTCTGGCTTTCTGCAAGGGATCACCAACACTTTTGGCACAATCCCAGGAATACTTGCACCGGTGATAACGGGTCAACTTACCAAAGATGTGAGCTATAATTACATACTAATCACttataaaacaccacacacaaacttatcacacaaacagaaacttATTTCCTTACAATCCCCATTTCTCTTTAAAGCATACTCTGATGGGCTGGAGGAAGGTTTTCTATGTGTCAGCAGGAGTGAATGTATTTGGAGCCTTATACTACACACTGTTTGGCAGTGGAAAGATCCAAACTTGGGCTCTAAAGGAGAACAAAGAGACAGTCGGTACACTGTGAACCTTTTCTGCACTATATTTAAATTATTGACTTGAAttattaaatgacatttattaattaatgttcTTAATATagtacacaaaaaaataataatatgtgaATAAGGGAAGCAGTATGTTtaactgtatatttgtatagaATCCATTATAAATGTGGTTCATTTGAAAGTAGGGACCATTAAGGACATTTCCTGGGAATAACTATTGCCTCTTATAATACTGGAATGCTGCTacatttcatttgatttaatagaaaaacataaaacaacagcACCACCTTTACAGTGTGTGCCCATTCTTACACAATGTCATTTTTCAAACCATTTTGTTTACTTCAACAGTTTCTAAACATGTATAGAAACATATCCCTTTCTTACTCTCTTatgtttttacactttttaaaaatgtttaatatcttAATGTTTTAAGCCACTGAATACAATAACTGTAGCATTGAAACATTGGAGTTTTATAGCATTTTAGATACAACTTTACATACAAGCGTTTTTTTTACGGATCCTGTTCATGGAaacttttggttttatttgttgatttaaaaatgtttgtaccTGTTATATTTTTGCTATATTTTATATGGCTTTTAACATATAACAGCTTTAATATTAGTAACTGGGAATGCATTATGGCTTGTGCTAAAGGAAAATGAAAGAGTATTCTGTATATGAGGCTGCATAGCACATTAATCAACCTGTTCTTGTCATAAGTAGTTATAGTTTAACTGTTCATTCTGTTGATAAAGCAAGACTCTACAACAGATTTCTATGTATGCtggtatttttttaaagcatgatTAACCAAAAGgttttttaatgagaaaaatcATTACAAGctccttgtttttgttgtacACTGCCAATCTGTTTCACATGATCACATCAGTTTGAGTGATAAGCATGTGATCCTGATGGGATACAAACAAGGGAAGTAGGTtgggtttattttaataatagaaAATTAAGTGATGTCAATGCTAAAGAATGTGAAGACGTTACACACATGATACACCAGCTGCATAAATAccataataatttttttttgaataatataacaatattgATTAGTACTGGTAGTCTATTTACTGATCGTGCTTTCAGTACTGCTTTTTTCACAgtgtaataatttaattattaatattaatttattaatttataaagcatttttaatgAATGCTTTAGCAGCCACAAAAAATAAGGAAGGCTTATAAGTAGGCATTATGGTAGGCTCAATAAAGCTCTCTCATTTAcctaattataaatattaaagaatgttaaagaaatgtgtgtgaattgaaatattttttgccTGCCGTGGATTCAGTTGTGAGTGACACCATACTGAGTACACGCAATTCCCTTTGTAAGGTGATGTGAAAGAAACCTTAACTTATTAGTAGAGTACACTGTATACTGATTTACAACTGGGgacaatttattcatttgcatCCTAGCaaattacatatacatttaaatttctcttctaatttttttatatttctgaatcgaattgaactgaatttgggaggtgggagaaaAAACCAGGGGATTAGGTGGGAGAGATCCTGATAAAAACCCACATAGACATTGAGAGAACATcaacagacatttacatttacagcatttagcagacgcccttatccagagggactCTGTACAGGGAGCCCAGTAGTGGTAgttttgtggacctgggattcaaattaATATTCTTCCAATTGGGAGGCCAACTGGTATTTGTAAAGACTTCTTTATAATGCATCTATGTATAGTTTACTGTCCACAGACCTATTGTCaagatttaattatttctaaacatttttgaaactattttttttcagcattcaGTGTGTTTCTGCTGGCAGTGTCCTGTAAATCTGTCACTGACAAAATACCAGTTATTTTAGATTGACGATGATAATTAGTGATACACGATAAATGACATCAattgtttatttgaaaaatatttactgTCTTCTTGGATGAAATCATCAAGCAAATGTGCAAGTGAATACAAGTTGTCCATAAAGAATTACAGAAAGCACTGTAGAAAACATGTAAAAACTACTTACATTAAGTGTGGTAACAAATTGCACCAAAATTTAAATTAGATTCAGACTAACAGCAGGAGCAACTGAATTAGACTGAATTACACTCAAGACGGctactaaataaatacaatgtacaaaaacaattaaaaaaacatcatggtTATTACTCTGTGAAGGATGTAGATGAAGGTGGGTTAAAAATCATGTCATTTTCTGAGGTGTTTTGTACATCACTATTATCAGCAGTGTCTGCATTGAACCTAGATTGATTGCCAGAGTTCCAGTACTTAGAAGAATTTAACTGCGGTAATGTTGGTGAAGGCATACGCCTCAGCAGTTCCTTTAATAAACCATTCTGAGACTCCTGCATCTCTTTAAACATTGCCATTTGCCTGGCCTGTTCTTCTCGTGCTTCCTCCTTTGCCTCCTTTCTTAAGTCCTCTTCATGTTGCCTCTGTTCCAGGAGACGAAGACGTTCTCTCTCTTCCAAGGTTTTGGCAATTTCTGCAAAACACTCTTTCATGTCCTTGGCTATTTGTTCCTCCTTTGATACTTTCTTTGCCCTTTTGTTTGGTGGTGATTGAGGTAATTCTATAAAAAGGCACAGCAAAATCCTATTAGTCAAATATATCACACATCTAGACTCTAGACACTAGTGTTACTTTAGGCAGATAAAGTGTAGATAGCAAGCTCAAACTTACCTACATGACTAAAGGGTACAAAGTTTGTGCACTCCTTGGTCTCTAGGTTATTTGCAACACTGGCAGTGGATTCAGGTTCACCGTTACTTTTAGATGGGGTAAGCCACTGGGAAGTTGATGATGGGATTCGCTGCAAAAGTTCTCTTAGCAGATCATTTTGAGATTCTAGTAACTCTTTAAACATGGCCATTTGCCTGGCATgctcttctttctcctcctcttttgCCTCCTTCCTTAAGCTCTCTTCATACTGTCTCTGCTCCAGAAGACGAAGGCGCTCCCTTTCTTCAAAGTCTCTGTCCATTTCTGAGAAAAACTCTTTCATGTCCTTCACCATTTGTTCCCCACGTGATACTTTCTTAGCACTTTTATTTGGTGGTGactgaggagaaagaggagattctaggaaaaacacagaaatgcCATTACACACATGTTTGGGCTGCCCATTGTtgggcaataataataataataataataataataataatacacagtacacagatgCACAACACTAGATGCACAAATTgagaatataaaacaaacattttgtttacctATATATAGGTAAAGATAATTAAAACATTGGTAAGGTGTGCTTCACAACATATGTACTATAATTACTTTCAAATATTAATTAACCTACatgaaaaataatcattaaatgtATAAGTAGTCCTTAATGTGTCAAAAGTTATCTTGTTTCTGGCAAGATTCGCTCAATCCTTTTACGTGAACAAATTCACCAATATGAAATATGTGGAATATTCCACAAGTAACATGTTCAAAAAAAGCTTTATCTGAATTTCCTGAAGATCAAAAGAAGAACAAATGTAAGATCTCTCATCCTTTTTCTTTAGCCACTGTCCACGAAGAAACATTGGAATAATGAGACGTTGTTGCCTGAGATGTGTGTTAGATATGTTTGTCACCTCTACatatatttatagcatttatccagagtgacttaaatttttatttcaatttatacaactgagcgttaagggccttaccCAAGggaccagcagcagcagcttggtggacctgggattcgagcCCATGACCTTTCGATCTGTAGTacaccaccttaaccactaggcaaccacatatgtatattatagcaactttaaagcttaaaagtgtggtgcacgttgtttgagaaatgcttcagaaaacagtcgggccgacaaacaaaacaaacgtgtagctaatgagcagaaaggggcgtgtcttgacAATATGTgtagagagagtgttcagtgtgcatgtctgacgTTAGctgaaagcgattgaaacattgacatgacGGATAAAAGCGAAaagcgaaaaaaggcttacgGTAAGGCAAGAAGCCGAacctgtgttaatataggatcagctttccagcgctggagagaactgaacgtcttctgcgtgaaacggagctgctaaacctttcacggtacaacacacagtactacaaaaacacatttgacctgtattaccatagtattactcattgagttcatttactgataaaaaaaatcccctcggcctgctgccccagcaggttccgccataatagttgcctgggttacgtatgtgtggggcggagctaccaatacaggggtgacacccatttgggttaggagtgtgtttgtttcggtgatttcaaatgtcaacattggcttttgaaacatcgtgcaccccacctttaaataattactgatttaattgtgttactgatcagaaggtcatgagtttgaatcccaggtccaccaagctgagcAAGTTattctggataagagtgtctgctaaatgacagaaatgtaaatataaccaagtataattgtttgtgtgtgttactgatcagaaggttatgagttcgaatcccaggtccaccaagctgagcAATTCACCAGtcatgtaagtcactctggataagagtgtctgcttaatgtaaatgtgaaataaacccACCTGCTGGACTTAAAGGCACAAATTCAGTGCACACCTCAGTCTTGAGGATTTCTGTATCACTCAGCGCGGTTTCAGCATCATTCTCAGAGGGATAAGGCTCTAAAGGACTGAGCAACGCCATGGGGTTTGCAGAACGTCCACCTCCCCATATATAATGGCACATATCAAAATACGGCCAGTCGGACTTTCCCACTTGGCCGTTGCGTTGTTTAATTTGGTGAAACTTCTTCCGTAGAGTTTTCAGTTTATTAATCACCTGCGTCTTTTCCCTGAAAACCCCACGCTCTTTGAGTTTCTGGGTGATTTTCTCGTACACCACCGCATCCCGAACGGTGCCGTTCAGTTGGCGGATAATTTCTTCATCTGATCGGATAGACAGCAGTTCCTTCGTTTCACTATCCTTCCAATTTCCAGCCATTTTCATTTAGAGTAACTGTAACCAGATCGCTATATAATTATGGCCTAAGGTTTAAACACCCGACCCAAATAGTGATGTGTCGGTCGCTAGTGAGTCGACTCTTTGAACCGATTATTTTAGATGAACGATTCGCCTTATCGCCTACGGTACATGTTTGCAGGGTTTCTTTCTCCTCACGTCATTTTCTCCCATATTTTGTAGATGTACACAGTGTCGCTTCTATAACATTGTAATTACATTGTATTGCTCCTATTGTGAGGTGTCTATGAGGCAATATGACCTTGTTTAACATTGTTTATCACTCTGTGGTTGGGGATGCGATTAGTTATTAATAGCAGTAGACTTTATTACAAAGTTATTGTTATTCTGTTAAGGTATAGTTAGTCAATGAAGACCAATCACAGGTCAAAGGACCAcaaaaaatagggaaaatggCAGCGAGCCGTTTTTTGAGCATAAAGAGTCGGCTCTTATTGTTGAACTGAGCCAAATGATTTTGACTCGATGAAAAGAGCCGAAATACTCATCGGTAAACCTACAGCTCGTCGCATGAAAAATGCGTCACAAAACGTCACTGTCCAACCTGGCAACCAGaaattgtttgtgttacttCTCCCAGAAACTTACTCACTCAAATATTTAGTTCatttaactaataataaaaaattagatGTCTTTGGTGATATAATGGATCCTGTATAACCCACATTCCTCTActtgaaatttttatttgtttgtttgtttgttttcatcctttttttgtttacatattttacacattataaGCTTTATGTAAGTGCTTATTATTGTTCTCCTAAAGGTTAGTACAATTACAACTgggttttctttcctttttagaaagtaaaaaagaaaatataacttAATTTCCTCATAATTAAACTACACTATAGACTGTatcattttgtgtattgtaacTGATAGGAAACCTGCACTTCTTaaactgtttgtatttttacagcACAGTCTTTGAAGAGTTTGCCTCTTGGCTGAACATATTTCACATTTGTATGTCCTGCTTTTTTTAATAGTACATACGTATGTAATATCCCATTCTCTCACTGGTATATTTGTGGTTTTCATTATCTTTTCATCTGGAAGAACAAAATTGAATATACTAATAGAAAGAACTAATAGTACTACTAGTTCCAACTTCCGAATAACTTTtggatataaaatgttatagttTTGAATTTAAAATCTTTCTATTTTGTAATGAGATCAACAACACTGATTTTTAAAACACAACTTTTCTCCATCTAATGTTTAGAATAATCACTTTCATAAAACATTGTATTTGCTATACTGGTTTAATTagcactttattttaatttctagcttgtaaaattataaaattaataacaataaaatgtgaGATACACTGCACTAGACAAAATGCCTTTTTGATATTAGTAATGTGAAATGCATTAATTTAAGTAATTACTGTATTCAGAGAACTTGTTAATCCCACTGACTTTTATGTTATAGTAGTAACCATAtattacttcctttttttattgtttttcttgaaAGTGATAGACCTTGGTCAGGCAAAATTTAATACTGTTAAGAGTAAATTGATATAAATGTGCCTGTTTGTGTAGTAATGATATTGAGGATTTTACTGTGGGTGCCATTGTCTTTACCCCTCTACAGCTGGGAAACATATGGAAAAGAGTCGCTTTTACACATGAATAGTATTATTAGCATTCTCAGGTGCTCAGACAGAACCCTAGGGTGCTCACACATGCAAGTGAGTGGTGTCAGCCACAGACATTGCACCTTAATGGTCACTGAAAGTGTTGAAAAATTAGCAAGTGTGAGCATTTGGTTTCTAGCTGTTGGGTCAGGGGAAGGTGTGTCTGTCCAACTGGAATTGTGCTATCATGCCAAGCTTTGGGATTTTCTCTTTACTCCATTCAAAGCTTTGGgatttcattcttttctttctctttgcttctATTGCTTGTTAGTGACCATATTTGTCACTAACACAAATCTACAAGactttttttaaagttctttCAATCCAAGGCTGATTTAAATGAATCTCATTGTTGCTTCTACATGATACATGATatcaattttaataataaatgctcAGAAGTTTAACTAGCCTGCTCTATGTGAATGTCCTGGAAGGAATAAAAGGTCGGGGCCCTTCCTCTCCAAATGCATGACTCAACATTGAAGCCCTGTCAGCACTTAACCCAGATCCAGGGCACCATGTCTATTCCTACATGCCAGTCAAATGGTCAAAGTTTACACTGGAGTATTTTATTGCAGCATGAATTGAAACACCTTTTCCCCCTAAATTTACTAACAGAG
Proteins encoded in this region:
- the LOC113661388 gene encoding inner centromere protein-like isoform X1, whose translation is MKMAGNWKDSETKELLSIRSDEEIIRQLNGTVRDAVVYEKITQKLKERGVFREKTQVINKLKTLRKKFHQIKQRNGQVGKSDWPYFDMCHYIWGGGRSANPMALLSPLEPYPSENDAETALSDTEILKTEVCTEFVPLSPAESPLSPQSPPNKSAKKVSRGEQMVKDMKEFFSEMDRDFEERERLRLLEQRQYEESLRKEAKEEEKEEHARQMAMFKELLESQNDLLRELLQRIPSSTSQWLTPSKSNGEPESTASVANNLETKECTNFVPFSHVELPQSPPNKRAKKVSKEEQIAKDMKECFAEIAKTLEERERLRLLEQRQHEEDLRKEAKEEAREEQARQMAMFKEMQESQNGLLKELLRRMPSPTLPQLNSSKYWNSGNQSRFNADTADNSDVQNTSENDMIFNPPSSTSFTE
- the LOC113661388 gene encoding uncharacterized protein LOC113661388 isoform X2 codes for the protein MKMAGNWKDSETKELLSIRSDEEIIRQLNGTVRDAVVYEKITQKLKERGVFREKTQVINKLKTLRKKFHQIKQRNGQVGKSDWPYFDMCHYIWGGGRSANPMALLSPLEPYPSENDAETALSDTEILKTEVCTEFVPLSPAESPLSPQSPPNKSAKKVSRGEQMVKDMKEFFSEMDRDFEERERLRLLEQRQYEESLRKEAKEEEKEEHARQMAMFKELLESQNDLLRELLQRIPSSTSQWLTPSKSNGEPESTASVANNLETKECTNFVPFSHNYLNHHQTKGQRKYQRRNK